Proteins encoded within one genomic window of Brassica rapa cultivar Chiifu-401-42 chromosome A09, CAAS_Brap_v3.01, whole genome shotgun sequence:
- the LOC103839760 gene encoding kinesin-like protein KIN-14D yields the protein MPIRNQNRAPRSPVARREPLSSIPIDRRRKVETTQGGTARRQAPSTVNRQDVTANSDVGSVEECSKVEFTKDEVLALLNERAKAGKFDTKGKIEQMTDIIRRLKVCVKWFQQVDETHVQEKENLRSSLESAEKRFCEKELDAKTKEEELQANIAEMKEKIASLQEKFSKEELSKLDAIENHKREKESRVAAEKLGDSLRGELDKANEEITAGKHKEMTLKDINTRLQEYNTSLQQYNSKLQTDLEAVREAQTRAEKEKSSILENLTTLRGHSKSLQDQLASSRVTQDEAVKQKESLLTEVKNLRSELQQVRDDRDRQVAQSQKLADEILKYKESVGKSSHELDILIAKSGSLEETCALQKERIKMLEQELTFAKEKLKMVDASMSLTMTEFEDQKQRMRELQDRLADTERQLLEGEVLRKKLHNTILELKGNIRVFCRVRPLLPDDGGRQEASVIAYPTASESLGRGIDVVQSGNKHPFTFDKVFDHGASQEEVFFEISQLVQSALDGYKVCIFAYGQTGSGKTYTMMGRPEAPEQKGLIPRSLEQIFKTSQALSAQGWKYKMQVSMLEIYNESIRDLLTTNRTIAIESVRGDSNTTGRQYAITHDVNGNTHVSDLTIIDVCSIGQISSLLQQAAQSRSVGKTHMNEQSSRSHFVFTLRISGVNESTEQQVQGVLNLIDLAGSERLSKSGATGERLKETQAINKSLSALSDVIFALAKKEDHVPFRNSKLTYLLQPCLGGDSKTLMFVNISPDPTSTGESLCSLRFAARVNACEIGIPRRQTSSKLIDNRLSYG from the exons ATGCCGATCCGTAATCAGAATCGCGCTCCTCGCAGCCCAGTCGCC AGAAGGGAACCGCTCTCTAGTATACCTATTGATAGACGAAGGAAAGTGGAGACGACGCAAGGTGGTACTGCGAGAAGACAGGCTCCTTCCACAGTGAACAGACAAGATGTTACGGCCAACAGCGATGTGGGAAGCGTGGAGGAGTGTAGTAAAGTCGAGTTTACTAAAGATGAAGTCTTGGCTTTGCTTAACGAGAGAGCTAAAGCTGGCAAGTTTGATACTAAG GGTAAGATTGAGCAGATGACTGATATTATCAGAAGGCTTAAGGTTTGTGTTAAATGGTTCCAACAAGTGGACGAAACCCATGTTCAGGAGAAGGAGAATCTTCGTTCTTCTCTGGAATCTGCAGAGAAAAGATTCTGTGAGAAAG AGTTGGATGCAAAGACCAAAGAAGAAGAGCTACAAGCAAATATAGCGGAGATGAAGGAGAAGATAGCGTCACTACAGGAGAAGTTCTCAAAGGAGGAGCTGAGCAAATTG GATGCAATTGAGAACCACAAAAGAGAAAAGGAAAGCAGAGTTGCAGCTGAAAAGCTTGGAGATTCTCTCAGAGGAGAGCTTGACAAAGCGAATGAAGAGATAACGGCTGGCAAGCATAAG GAGATGACCCTTAAAGATATTAACACAAGGCTGCAAGAGTACAACACAAGTTTGCAACAATATAACTCCAAACTTCAGACTGATCTTGAAGCAGTTCGAGAGGCACAGACTCGTGCTGAAAAAGAAAAGTCGAGTATACTGGAGAACCTTACTACACTAAGGGGTCACAGTAAATCACTACAAGATCAACTAGCATCGAGCCGA GTTACTCAAGATGAAGCAGTCAAACAAAAGGAGTCATTGCTGACTGAAGTCAAGAACCTTCGGAGTGAGCTCCAACAGGTCCGAGATGATCGTGATCGCCAGGTTGCACAGTCACAGAAGCTGGCTGATGAGATACTCAAGTATAAAGAGAGTGTTGGAAAGTCATCTCATGAACTGGACATTTTGATTGCAAAATCAGGATCGTTGGAG GAAACATGTGCGTTGCAAAAAGAGCGTATAAAAATGTTGGAGCAGGAATTAACTTTTGCTAAAGAAAAGCTAAAG ATGGTAGATGCATCCATGTCTCTTACTATGACAGAATTTGAGGATCAAAAACAACGTATGCGTGAGCTACAAGACCGCCTTGCAGACACGGAACGTCAACTTCTTGAAGGAGAGGTGTTGAGGAAGAAGCTTCACAACACCATTCTt GAACTGAAAGGAAACATACGCGTGTTCTGCCGAGTGCGCCCGTTGCTACCCGATGATGGAGGACGCCAAGAGGCCAGCGTCATTGCTTACCCTACAGCATCTGAATCTCTTGGGAGAGGCATTGATGTCGTCCAAAGTG GTAACAAACATCCATTCACATTTGACAAGGTCTTCGACCATGGAGCTTCTCAGGAGGAAGTATTCTTTGAAATTTCTCAACTTGTACAAAGCGCATTGGATGGCTACAAG GTATGTATTTTTGCATACGGCCAAACAGGTTCTGGCAAAACCTATACCATGATGGGCAGGCCTGAAGCGCCAGAGCAGAAGGGACTGATCCCTCGATCACTTGAACAAATATTCAAAACGAGTCAGGCTCTTAGTGCACAAGGCTGGAAATACAAGATGCAG GTCTCGATGTTAGAGATCTACAATGAGTCCATCAGGGACTTGCTTACTACAAACCGAACAATTGCGATAGAGTCTGTGCGAGGAGACAGTAACACCACTGGGAGACAGTATGCAATCACGCATGATGTTAATGGAAACACTCATGTCAGTGACCTGACtataatagatgtatgcagcaTTGGTCAAATTTCCTCTCTCTTGCAGCAAGCTGCTCAGAGCAG GTCTGTTGGAAAGACCCACATGAATGAGCAGTCCTCGAGGAGTCATTTCGTGTTTACTCTTCGGATTTCTGGTGTGAATGAG AGCACTGAACAGCAGGTACAAGGTGTTCTTAACTTGATTGATCTTGCTGGAAGTGAGCGACTCTCAAAGAGTGGAGCAACAGGAGAGCGGTTAAAGGAGACACAG GCAATAAACAAAAGCTTGTCTGCTTTGAGTGATGTTATATTTGCATTGGCAAAGAAAGAGGACCATGTTCCTTTCAGAAACTCGAAGTTGACATATCTGCTACAG CCATGTTTAGGAGGCGACTCAAAGACGTTAATGTTTGTTAACATATCACCGGATCCAACTTCTACTGGAGAGTCGCTCTGCTCTCTTAGGTTTGCTGCTAGAGTCAACGCATGTGAGATTGGGATACCTCGAAGACAAACTTCCTCAAAACTTATTGACAATCGCCTCAGTTACGGTTAA
- the LOC103839762 gene encoding oxygen-evolving enhancer protein 3-2, chloroplastic — protein sequence MAQAMTSMAGLRGASQALQTNDSNRLSISRVTVGSKRTGLVIRAQQNESVPESSRRSVIGLVAAGLVGGSFVKSAVAAEALAIKVGPPPPPSGGLPGTDNSDQARDFSLKLKDRFYLQPLSPTEAAARAKESAKEIINVKTLIDKKAWPYVQNDLRLRASYLRYDLNTVISAKPKEEKQSLKELTGKLFQTIDNLDYAARSKSSPDAEKYYSETVSSLNNVLAKIG from the exons ATGGCTCAAGCAATGACTTCGATGGCTGGTTTACGCGGTGCGTCTCAGGCTCTCCAGACCAATGACTCAAACCGTCTGAGCATCTCTAGAGTCACCGTTGGGTCTAAGAGAACCGGGCTTGTGATCAGGGCTCAGCAGAACGAGTCGGTGCCGGAAAGTAGTCGCCGGTCAGTGATTGGGCTCGTTGCGGCTGGTTTAGTCGGTGGCTCGTTCGTTAAGTCTGCCGTCGCCGCTGAAGCTCTTGCTATTAAAGTTGGTCCTCCACCACCTCCTTCCGGTGGTCTAC CTGGAACAGATAACTCAGACCAAGCAAGAGACTTCTCACTGAAGTTGAAAGACAGGTTTTACTTACAGCCATTGTCACCAACAGAAGCTGCAGCTAGGGCCAAAGAATCTGCTAAAGAGATCATCAACGTTAAGACTTTGATCGACAAAAAAGCTTGGCCTTACGTTCAGAACGATCTCCGTTTAAGAGCATCGTACCTCCGTTACGATCTTAACACCGTTATCTCCGCTAAGCCTAAGGAAGAGAAACAAAGCCTCAAAGAACTCACCGGCAAGCTCTTCCAAACCATTGACAAC CTGGACTATGCGGCGAGGTCAAAGAGCAGCCCGGATGCTGAGAAGTATTACTCAGAGACTGTCTCGAGTTTGAACAATGTTCTTGCCAAGATTGGTTAA